A stretch of Blastocatellia bacterium DNA encodes these proteins:
- a CDS encoding arginine--tRNA ligase → MLESLRERLVARLRECVRERFDLALEEVPIEIPPQVEYGDLAFPIAFQLARKLRERTGQTSNPRALAEMIAAHLPPMEEIARVEVAGAGYINVFLNRGALLVGLRQPEPPREPSGEKIIVEHTSINPNKAAHIGHLRNAVLGDALVRLLRYNGARVEVHNYIDNTGVQVADVVVGFKYLEKKDRAEIEAIPGKFDHYCWDLYARVTAWYEEDPTALELRRRTLSEIEEGGNPTAELAEYISMRVLNAQLDTVERLGIYYDLLPRESEILHLRFWDRAFELLKAAGLITYETEGKNRGCWVMRLPSESESEAQGEEGKVLVRSDGTVVYTGKDIAYHLWKLGRLDVDFSYRPFRRYSNGHTTWITTTEGASEAHPEFGHGSAYLSVIGSEQTYLQKFVKEAVRALVVDPRVERSAHIAYEKVALTPRACLELGIELSPEELERQQISMSGRRGLGVKADDLIEKLEEKAFSEVRARHPERSEAEARQLAHQIAVGALRYFLLKYTRTTAIAFDFAEALAFEGETGPYIQYAVVRARSIFRKLREAGIERRSLGSEDLAEINRFLNAHDDLWTLLYFAARLREFVRQACENYEPAILAKYAFQLAQRFNNFYHSYHILSEDDPLKREIYLTITEIVCERLTRALDLLGIEVPEQM, encoded by the coding sequence TCCCATCGCGTTTCAACTCGCGCGCAAGCTTCGGGAGCGCACTGGGCAGACGTCGAATCCGCGAGCATTGGCGGAGATGATCGCGGCTCATTTGCCGCCGATGGAGGAGATCGCGCGCGTCGAAGTCGCTGGAGCGGGGTACATCAACGTCTTCCTCAACCGGGGGGCTCTCCTAGTAGGACTTCGACAGCCGGAGCCTCCTCGGGAGCCATCTGGGGAGAAGATCATCGTCGAGCACACGAGTATCAACCCCAATAAGGCCGCGCATATCGGGCATTTGCGGAACGCGGTCCTCGGAGATGCCCTGGTTCGGTTGTTGCGCTACAATGGGGCGCGCGTCGAGGTCCATAACTACATCGACAACACCGGGGTTCAAGTGGCCGACGTCGTCGTCGGATTCAAGTACTTGGAGAAGAAAGACCGAGCGGAGATCGAAGCGATCCCCGGGAAATTCGATCACTATTGCTGGGACTTGTACGCGCGAGTAACGGCATGGTATGAAGAGGACCCGACGGCTTTGGAGCTTCGGCGTCGAACGCTCAGTGAGATCGAAGAGGGCGGTAATCCGACGGCTGAGCTCGCCGAATATATCTCCATGCGCGTGCTCAATGCTCAGCTGGACACGGTGGAGCGCTTGGGCATCTATTACGATCTGCTTCCCCGCGAGAGTGAGATCCTTCATCTGAGGTTTTGGGATCGCGCCTTCGAACTGCTCAAAGCCGCTGGATTGATCACCTACGAGACCGAGGGGAAGAATCGAGGATGTTGGGTAATGCGCTTGCCCTCAGAGAGTGAAAGCGAGGCGCAGGGAGAAGAAGGGAAAGTTCTCGTTCGCTCCGACGGGACGGTCGTCTATACGGGGAAGGACATTGCGTATCACCTCTGGAAGCTCGGGCGGCTGGACGTGGACTTCAGCTATCGGCCGTTTCGTCGATACTCAAACGGACACACGACGTGGATCACGACAACCGAGGGAGCGAGCGAAGCGCATCCGGAATTCGGGCACGGATCGGCTTATCTGAGCGTGATCGGATCAGAGCAAACGTATTTGCAGAAGTTCGTGAAGGAAGCCGTCCGCGCTCTGGTCGTGGATCCGCGCGTCGAGCGAAGCGCGCATATCGCCTACGAGAAAGTGGCATTGACGCCTCGGGCTTGTCTGGAGCTTGGGATCGAGTTATCGCCGGAGGAGTTGGAGCGGCAGCAAATCAGCATGTCCGGACGGCGTGGTCTTGGAGTAAAGGCCGACGATCTCATTGAGAAGCTTGAGGAGAAAGCGTTCTCGGAAGTGCGCGCTCGGCATCCTGAGCGCTCCGAGGCTGAAGCTCGACAACTGGCCCATCAAATCGCGGTGGGTGCGTTGCGCTATTTCTTGCTCAAGTATACGCGGACGACGGCCATCGCCTTCGATTTCGCCGAAGCCCTCGCCTTTGAAGGGGAGACCGGTCCTTACATCCAATATGCCGTCGTGCGCGCGCGCAGCATCTTTCGGAAGCTTCGGGAAGCGGGAATAGAGCGGCGTTCGCTAGGGTCGGAGGATCTGGCCGAGATCAATCGTTTCTTGAACGCGCACGACGATCTGTGGACGTTGCTCTATTTCGCTGCGCGGCTCAGAGAATTCGTCCGCCAGGCCTGTGAGAACTATGAGCCGGCGATCCTCGCGAAATACGCTTTTCAACTCGCTCAGCGTTTCAACAACTTCTATCACAGCTATCACATCTTGAGCGAGGACGATCCGCTCAAGCGCGAGATCTACCTCACCATCACTGAGATTGTGTGCGAGCGCTTGACGCGCGCGTTAGACCTTTTGGGCATCGAAGTTCCCGAGCAGATGTGA
- a CDS encoding amino acid permease, with protein MSERSDAPLLRAIGRWSLAALVINSIIGSGIFGLPSIVAGLVGAWSPLAYLLAATGMGLIMACFAEVASRFTAAGGPYLYAREAFGAFFGVQIGWLTWLVRLTAAAANANLFVIYLAEFWPSADDPLPRAALLTLLIGGLAAVNYRGVRTGAQVSNVFAVLKLIPLLLFIGLGFAFMKPIEVRSSTPTVEAWLHAVLVLVYAYGGFEAALLPMAEAKNPRRDAPFALFVALVTVTAIFTLIQVIVVSVLPDAARTERPLATAARAFSGAWGAGMISAGALISVYGYLSSMMLNAPRLTFALAERGDFPGFFAAVHPRFRTPHLSIVVFALLTWGLALAGTFAWNVMLSAVARLFTYASTCLALIVLRQKGHEEPAFRLPYGPFLAVLALAFSLILVTRMGRGEVIVLILTSVLALANWLWRTQRERRRAQVPAS; from the coding sequence ATGAGCGAACGTTCGGACGCCCCACTTCTACGGGCCATCGGCCGATGGAGCCTCGCGGCGCTCGTCATCAACTCCATCATCGGGAGCGGCATCTTCGGTCTCCCTTCGATCGTCGCCGGATTGGTCGGAGCCTGGAGCCCACTGGCCTATCTTCTCGCTGCGACGGGGATGGGATTGATCATGGCTTGTTTCGCTGAGGTCGCTTCGCGCTTCACGGCAGCCGGCGGCCCGTACTTATATGCGCGAGAAGCATTCGGGGCGTTCTTCGGCGTGCAAATCGGTTGGCTCACGTGGTTAGTCCGGCTCACTGCTGCCGCCGCCAATGCCAATCTCTTCGTCATCTACTTGGCCGAATTCTGGCCATCGGCCGATGATCCCCTCCCGCGCGCGGCCCTGTTGACGCTGCTCATCGGTGGGCTCGCGGCCGTGAATTATCGCGGCGTGCGCACCGGCGCTCAGGTGAGCAATGTCTTCGCCGTTTTGAAGCTCATTCCGCTTTTGCTCTTCATTGGCTTGGGGTTCGCCTTCATGAAGCCCATCGAAGTGCGCTCCTCGACGCCTACAGTCGAAGCCTGGTTGCACGCCGTGCTCGTGCTCGTGTACGCCTATGGAGGCTTCGAGGCCGCACTCTTGCCGATGGCGGAAGCAAAGAATCCTCGGCGAGACGCACCCTTTGCACTCTTCGTCGCGCTGGTGACGGTCACGGCGATCTTCACACTTATTCAGGTGATCGTCGTGAGCGTCCTACCGGATGCCGCGCGCACAGAGCGCCCGCTGGCCACAGCAGCGCGTGCGTTCTCGGGAGCATGGGGAGCTGGGATGATCAGCGCGGGTGCGCTCATCTCGGTCTATGGGTACCTCAGCTCGATGATGTTGAACGCGCCACGGCTGACATTCGCCTTGGCCGAACGCGGTGACTTCCCGGGCTTTTTCGCCGCCGTTCACCCGCGATTTCGCACGCCGCACCTCTCGATCGTGGTCTTCGCGCTCCTGACATGGGGATTAGCGCTGGCCGGCACGTTCGCCTGGAACGTCATGCTCTCCGCCGTCGCGCGCCTCTTCACCTACGCTTCGACGTGCCTAGCCCTCATCGTCCTGAGGCAGAAAGGGCACGAAGAGCCAGCATTCCGCCTCCCGTATGGGCCATTCCTAGCCGTTTTGGCGCTCGCTTTCTCTTTGATCCTGGTAACCCGCATGGGGCGCGGAGAAGTGATCGTGCTGATTCTGACCTCTGTGCTCGCTCTGGCGAACTGGCTCTGGCGTACTCAACGCGAACGGCGACGGGCGCAAGTCCCCGCTTCGTGA